Below is a window of Neofelis nebulosa isolate mNeoNeb1 chromosome 8, mNeoNeb1.pri, whole genome shotgun sequence DNA.
AGAGTCAGAGGAGCTCTGAGAAGCAGATCAACTGCTCATCCCACCCGGTCAAAGAGAACCGGACGCACAGCCTGAAATGCTGGGTCACGCCCCAGCTGCCCAATGCGTCAGCCACCGGTACCTACTACTGCTCCGTGCACTGGCCAGACTTGATAAGAATCAGCCAAGGAATCTTCATCCTGGTCAGAGGTGAGGCTCCCTCCCGGGCTCTCCCCAGGGCGAAGGGCCCAGAGAGTTCACACTGCAGGGTTTGGGGCCCCGGACCTAAAGCGGGAACATCTCATCTACCAGCTTTGGCAAAACAGAACAGGGTGTCCTCGGGGAGCCCCTGGCCGCACAGGCGTGCCTACACCCACCTCGGTTCGGGAAGGACAGAGGCCTGGGATGGAGCTATGCCTCTGGCCACCCCACAGGATACCTGAGAGAAACCACTGGGCCCTGGGTCTCGGTGTCCCTCCGGCACAACGTGGCGGGGGGGGGCTGGGCACAAGTTgggctgctgtgtgtgtgtgtgtgtgtgtgtgtgtctgtggcagCCCGTGACTGAGCTCTGGGCTCATGTGCGTATTTCTGGGAAAGCTTCCTAGTTTCATCACATCCTCAAAGGAGCGATGACTATAGACAGTTAAGAACAGCCTATCAGCAAAGCCATGACTCTCTGACCTGCCCCGGGGCCTCCCGCcagcgggggctgggggctgggaacGCCACAGAGCTGGGCTGGCCAGGGTGCGGCTGTGGGCCTGGCCTTCATGGCAAAACCCTGCCCGTCAAGGGCTCTTACGGGGAAGAATGAGATCCTGTGTGCAAGGGCTGGTGTCTGGTAATAGGAAGTGTTTGATAAATAACAGACACTGATGTGCCTGGCACGTGGTTGGCACTCTGCAGTTTTCTGCCAgccagatggagggagggagggtgggagggaaggataaAAGGATGGACAGTGCCCTTCACCTACCCCTGGTGCAGGCCAGCCACCGGCTAGGCCCAGGACAAACCCGGCCCCTCACCCTCACCGCACCTGCCCGCGTGAGCCCCGTCTCACCTGCGGCAAACAGGAGGCCCTGGGAGATGGCATGACTCACCCAGGGTCCCACAAGCGGCAATCGGTGGCACCAGTTCACCCCGAGACAGGGCACTTGAGAAGCAAAGACGTGGTCCTTGCCCTTAACCAGAATCAAGGCGGCAAACACAGGGGCTTAGCCAAAAGCAAGGACCTTGGTAGAggtgggggcttggggggggggggtccctcggCAGGGAGCGTTGTGAGTGGAGTCCTGGGTAAAGGAGAACATAGGAATTGGGGGCCTGGGGGTTGGCTGGGTGGGGTGTGCCCAGCCTTTCTCGGGGAACTAACCCTCtgcttccctgccctcctcctagACACAGGGTACCAAGAGCCCCCACAGGGCGCCCAGAAGCTTCTGCTCTTTTGCTTCACGGGCCTCCTGACCCTCCTGAGCATCTTGGTCACGGCTCTGCTCCTCTGGAAGAAGGTAGGGGACGCACCCACCCAGCGGCGCTGTTTCCCCACCCCGTTCCCTGCGGCTTCAGGGGTGCGGTGTCCCAGTGGGCCTTGGCCTCTTGCACTAGGGACCCCTTCCTTGCCTTTCGTCTCGTTGCTCCGAACCAGGGCTCTTCAGCCTTTTCCAGGTCATGGGCGCTTCTGGGTATCTGGTGGAACCCTCAAGCCCACATGCCAACATTTCTAGCTCCCCAGATCAGGAGCCCCTGTCCTGGGTTTTCTGGGTCCCCAGCtccccagaaggaaggaagaagcattTGCTCTCATCTGTGTCCCACCGTCACTCTGTGAGGGAGGTGTCTCCCCACCGTGCAGCCCTGGGaagtgagacccagagaggggggTGACTTTCCCCTGATGGTGCAGAAAGCACGTGGCCGTCAGGGCTGGAGGGCAGATGGATTGAGCGGTTTGGTCCAGCTCCACGCCTGGCCGACTCCTGCTGGGGTTGCCTCCCCACAGGGGTCTTGTCGCGGTCCTTGTCACCCAGCCCTGTGGTTTCTCGTTCTACGCCTGCCCGCCCTCCCTGCCAGGCAGCAAGTGCCATGAAGACAGACACCAGGGCAAGCTTGTTTCCGTGGCTCCGCGCGTGCCCAGGCGTGGTGGGTGCTCGGTAAATGCTGGGTGAAAGAATAATGCGTTACCCAGTGGGTGCCAGGTTCTGTGCAGCTCTGGGGTGCAAAGATGGCCATCAGGGCCCCGGGCTGCGGTTTGGACCCTCTGTCCTGGCTCCTTGAAGGCTTTAATCAGAGCAGCTCAGGCCACTGCTCCCCCCTCTAGGGACCAAGAGCTTCTCTGCTCCTCGCCTCGGGGGCCGAGCCTGGAGAACAGCTCAGTCAGCTGAGGCCCTGAGTGTGGGGCGAGGGCTCTCGCACAGCCATGTGGGCTCCTTGGGTCAAGAAAGTTTCAGCGGCTACACCCAAAGTGCCGGTCCCTATCTACACCCAGGGAAGCACCCGCCACCCCGAACCCTGAGATGGGATTTCatgcgttcattcattcaacacttatttattgagcacctactaaatTCCGGGTCCTGTTTAGGCCCTGGGGCTACAGCAATGACTAAAATTCATCCCCAGGAAATCCCTGCCTTCATCGAATTTGTATTCCAGCTGAGGGGAGACAGActataaacaaatacacaaataagtaGCATAACGGATGCGATCAGTGTTGGGGGAAAATATAGCAAAGCAAAGAGAGTGGTGAGTGTGGAACGAGGGAGCTTGCTATTTTAAGCAATAGCCAGGGAGGACCTCCCCACAGCACACCCGGAAGGATGGGGGACAGGCAGACATCAGGAAGAGTGTGTCCCGCAGGGGAACAGCAGGCGTGGCTGCTCTGAGGCAGGAGCTGCAGGGAGACCCACGTGGGTCGTGTGGCCTGagtgcagggaggtggggggagagatggCAGGCCTGGGACTTGAACCCGGGCCTCTGTTTCCCACCTCGTTTCAAGGCTGGAGACATAATCGCTCTTCCAGAAAAGGCTCCAAGGTCTTGAAAAAGGTGGACGCGGCCACTTTATCTGCCACTAACTTCCAGAGGCTGCCTCTCCCGCCAGCTGTGGGCCAGAGCCTGGTGACAACCTCAGCTGCCCCTCCAGTTCCTCTCCTGTCCTGTGATCTGCTTTGGGACGCCACAGATGGGGGCTGTGGCCTTGGCATGACCTGTTCCTAATTTGGCTCATCCTGCCGACAAGCTGCAGAAGGGGTCCACTCTGCTCTGGCCAGGTGCGGACTCTGCCATGAGGTCCGAGAGGGCCATGCCGGCTCCGTGGGCCcttgccctccaccccccaccccctgcccctggcctggCCACAGGGACAGCTGAGCGGTGAAGGCAGAAGATGGCAGGAAACGCTTCTCTGGGCCTCGCGGGAATCCCAGGATTAGGACAGGGACCCACCCGCCACTGggcccactctccctccctcaagcTCACACgtgctgagcacctactgtgtgtccaGCTTGGCTCTCATCCTGCACCACTTCTGCTCTTCCCATGACGGCAACGGGCAGGGCGGCTCTTGATTGGCTTGCCACTCAGCAAACATCTACTGGAACTGGGGTGTGGACCCAGAAACCGTGCTTCAGGCGGGGGTGGCGAGGGACCCACACTCCGTCTGCGGACCCCCACGCCAGGCTTATGTGAGTGACTGCACAAGCGGCTTCTGTGGGCGCAAAGCACAGCAGGTGGAGGGCAGAGCCGGGTCAGGGCGAGACCTTGACCCTGAGCCTCCGCTTCAGCCGCTGTTCTGCAAAACAGGATTGTGATGAGTGGGTCTAGGGTCCTGCAAGGCCAAGGAGGCAccaggcacagagtaggtgctcagggAAGTCTTGGGAGGCGGGGTCAAACTCAGCCGATCCCAGTTTGACTTCCAATCCCAGCCCCTCACCCCGCTGCCTGGCTTCAATGACTCCtaccttccctgcctccttccaggaATAGCTCTCGAATATCtagtatatgccaggcactgggctgagtgCCAGACACAGTGGAAAGCAAGACAGATGCAGTCCCTGCCCTTGCTTCGAGCCAtagccctctctgagccttggtttcctcctccAGAAATCGGGAGAAGGATAGATTTTCCCCCTCACCTGGCCAGGGCGGAAAAGACAGTGTCTGCGAGGCACCAGCTGGGTGCCTGACCCCCAGGGGAACGAAGTGCTTAGACACGTCCCGTCTTCCCTCCGTGCACGTATGGAAGGAAGGGCTGGTGCAAGACCCGGccttgaaggagagagaactcGGAAGGCCACAAGTTACTGCTGCCTTCGTGTTGTGTCCCCAGAGCTCCCTAGAACTGGATCCAAATTTGGGATGCAGACCCCGTGGATGCCGCTCCAGAGTTGGATGGCCGCCAGTGGCCCGTCCCCTCGCAGGCCAGCATGGTTTGAACCGAATGCAGGAACCGAGCATGCAGGGGGCCCTCCCAGCCCGTGACCAGGCCAGGCAGTCGGCCATGGGGGCCAAGAGgcaagaggagaagggagggggaggcacagaggaccCCAGGAGCACAGGCAGCTGTGGAGAAATGAATCGAAGCCAGGAGCCACTGGCCCGGAAAAGGCCGATGATTTCCTGCCACAGGAGCAGGCTGGAGGGCTCCCACCCGGCTTGGGGATGAAGGTTGGCTTCCGGGAGCAGGCTGATCGGTCCTCAGCCCTTGAGGGCATGTGACACAGCAGGTCTCCCTCCTCCGCCACAGGCTTCTTCCCCGGGTTCCAGGACCCCCGGGCAGCCCTGGGCTGGTCACACATATCTAAACATTGCACGTCTCAGGCCCCTTCTTCCGTGCTCTCCCTGCTCGGTCTACACTCCCTGGTGATGGCTTTGCTCCTGAAGTGATGTTCCTCACCCCTGACGCTGCCCAGGCTCCTCCCCGAGCTCCAGACCAGGCCCGCTGTGTGAGGCCCACAGGCGTCCGCACCCCCTGCCCCTGACATCACTCTTTAGCATCCAGATCTGCCCTGTCTCTGCAAATGGCACCATGCCCCCAGATGCTCAGCCCAAAGCCTTAGAGCTGTGCtgggctcctccccctcccccacagcaagCCCTGCCCACAATCTGTCTGCGATCCagccccttctcccctgccccgccccccagcctgggGCTGCCGTCACCCCTCAccggtctccctgcttccactcttgtCCCCTCCGGCCCTGCTCCCCACACCTGTGCTTTGTGTTTGCCACTGTttccgccaccgccaccgccaccgtaACTTAAGCCCTAGAGGGCAGGGACTTGTCTCCCCCTTGCCAGGGGGAGCCTGACACATGCTCAGTGCTTGTGGGAGGAGTGGCTTCGTAAGTGAGCACTGAGACCTGGAAGATGATGGCCAGGCTGTGAGGTAGGCAAGGCGACGGGattgttcccatttcacagagggggaAGCTGGGGCTCTACAGGTTTCCTGAGCTGCTGGCGGCCACACGGATTGGTGGATTCATTTGAAAAGCCCAACTGGAAGGGCACATGTTGATGGCAGGGAACAAGGCACCTGGGTAGGGCAAGGCTGGCTCTAAGGGGCGGAGCATCCCCAGCCCCGAAACAAAATGCACTCATCTGATTTTTCGGGGGGCACCCCCTCTGCGCCACAGCCCAggactcccccccgccccaacacaCACTCCTGGAGGTCTCTTGCCTCTTCCCCTTACTGCCCCTCGCCACTTGCAGCCCACCCAAACCGGCGGCGGGAGTGGAGAAGCCttagaaaatgcaaatgtcaCCAAATCTGGTGGCTTCCCTGCCCTCCGAGGGAAGACACTGTGGACCCCGCCTCGTGTGGCAACGCCCTCGCCAGCCTCCTGCTCGTCTGCTGCCTTCATCTTTCACTTCCATCAGCTATTTTCCATCAGACAGTCCATCCTCGAGCGTGTCCCCGACACGTGATATTCCTGCCCTCATGCTATTCCATGCGTTGTCCCCGTGGCCTGTGACACTTTCTCAGACTCTTCTCCCATCCTCAGGAGACAGGGCAAGCCCTCCGAAGTCTGCCCCGGCCCCCTGGCAGTCTCGGggctccctcccacacccccacaaTGGTACTTACCTGCCTGGTGGCCCCACTGGTCTCAGGAGAAGCACCACGAGGACAGGTTTGGGTCTTGCCCCTCTCCACCGCCCCCCCAGGGCCCAGAAGAGCCCCTGCCCATGAGCTCGCACCCACCAGCCTGGGCAGGGTCAGCGAGGGGAGAGGCACCAGGCCCCCGGCTGTCTTGAGGTGAGCCATGGCCTCTGTGACAGatggtgcaggggagggacactaGATTTGGAACAGGACGTCTAGTCCGTGCAAAGGCGGTCATTGACTAGCTAgacatgcctcagtttccccctctgtagGGTCTACTTCCCCAGGCAGTAAAGAGAATCAAATGAGAGCAAGTCTCAGGGCTGTTTTGTAAGCTGTGAAGTGCCACGCGGGTGCCAAGGCCTATCTAACCGCCCACGAGACCCGCACGTTCGGACAAAACAGAGAGGCGAAAACTGATACTCTCAGGTCGGCCATCTTGGTGAATCACACGGACCCgggttcaaatcctacctctGCCCCTTCCggctccggggcggggggggtgggggtcgctCAGGCCGGTCGCCTGCCCTTTCTGAGCCTCCCCGTCCTCACGTGGGGAACGGAGGTGACGTGAAAACCTGTCTTGCCGGTGTGTTGAGAAGCACATGAGGTAGGGCGGGGGAAGCGCGCAGAGAGGGCCCCACCTGGCATCCGGTGAGCCTTCCTCTCCTGGGCGATGATTAGGCTGCGACCGGGGTGGCGCCGGCTTCTGCCTGACAGTTGAGGAGCTCTGGAGAGCTAATCCGAGTAAACGGGCTGGGGACGGGCAGGCGGCCGGGATTTTTCATCAGCCCCTGCCCCGAGACGAGGCCGCCGTGGCTCCATTGGTGGCGGTGTGGTGCCTGCCACGAGGAGGGCCGTCCTCCCGCTGGAAGCACTCAGACGCTTTCCACCGAGACCACACTGTTAGCTCAGCCCTGGTCGTTGCGGCAAGTTCGCCTCTCTCTGGCCACGTTGACTCTCTTGAAGTTCCTCGAGACCTCAGGGCCTTGGCACATGCCGTTCCCTCTGcctgcttcccctccctctcttgcccgACGTAGCTCCTCAGCGTTCAGGGTTAAAACCCCCTTTCTGCCAGGTGAGgagcgtgccccccccccccgagtgcGCCGGAGGCTCTCTGTCCTGTCGGTCAGCGCATGAACCCTGCTTTGGCAAAACTGGGAGTTTATCGTCCGTCTCCCCACGGGGTCCTCGGTTCCAGGAACGCGGGGACGGCGTCCACCTCTTTGGACCACCCGGCCAACAGGAGGTGGCTGACGGGCGTGTGTTGGTTGGCCGAGGACTGAGTGCCAAGTACTCATGCCCTGGTCACCTCCCCGCCTCTCTGCAACAATCTCGCGAAGGAGGGTTCTTGCTGGAGAAAGTGAGGCCCGGAGGGGGGAAGTGGCATGAAGGAGGCCACAGGGCCAATGAGGGGCAGAGTGGCACTGGACATCGGACCACCCACAGCAGTCAGCTCCGTAGCCAGGGGCCCTGTCACCGTGTCCTGCACTGCCTGTCTCCCCTGAGCCGGGCACTGGCTGACCCCGTGGGGGTCTTGACCACTCCGTAAGCGCAGGCAGATGGGTGGCTGGACGTGGGTCTTGGAGGCATTTGCCCCGTTTCCttggggaaggtgggtgggaggaggtgcTGAGTGATCAATTTCTGAGCGGCCTGGTGACAATCTGCTATTTGTtccccacggggggggggggtgtctgcgCGGTGGGAGCTGCCCATCGCCCGCCCTGACGCCCGACTCCTTTCCTTGCAGGGACAGATGCGGGCTCCCCCGAAGCACCTGGACCCCGGCACCGCCCACGGCCAGGAGCAGCCTGTGGCCGAATCCATCTACACAGTGAGTCTTGGGGCCCCgggctccctctgcctctctcaggcCTGGCACAGGGGCCGGGGCCGGCTCAGCCATGCACCGGCTGCGTGACCTCTGAGCCTCCAGTTCCCAGCCCGCAAACTGGGGACAAGAATTCTAACCTGGCGGGATTTCTGTGAAGATGAGCAAGCGTGTGGCCCCTGGCGGGCACGGAGCTGTGAGGTGGCCCCGGGCCCCACTCCCTGGCACGCCCCTCCGCTTCTGGGACAAGGGCCAGCCGGGGCACGAGGTGGGGAGGAATGAGTGACGTTGACCGGCTCAGCAgctctttcctgtttttattgCACGAACAGCATCACAGCAAacagcagaaagagggaaaggtcaGGCGCCATCGCAAGCCCTTAACACATCAACGCTTTTCAGTTTTTcacacctcccttcccccacacgCAGGCATTGCTTCTCCTTAAAATCAAGCAGAGACACGAGCTGGGATGAGCTGGGATGTCGTGTCATAAGCATTTCCTGTCGCTGTACCTGTCTTCGTATCTACCTGGGGGAGGCTCAGCCTGGCACTCCCGCGGGGTGTGAGTGAGCCCGCCCACCGGTTCCCACGGTCCCCACGCAGCCCCTCTCTGCCCAGCGGCCGGGAAGGTGACAACCGTGCCTTTTCAGCTACGTCTAGTTTAGTTCCACAAGCAGCGTATGCTCACTGTAGAGGAAGTGAATAAATGCCACCCAGTGTCAGCTGGGCTCTCGGCACCATGAGACCGACAGctgccaggtcaggatctcggcTCCACACCTGGAGGTACCAAGCCCTGCCGGACCTGCGGGCTCCCCAGGGGCATGTTCGAGGGCTGTCCCTGCACGTTTCTGCCGGGACCTGCTGTCGCTGGTCTGTTCCCACCACCCGGACACGCAGGAGACTCGGGGCCACACAGAGGGCATTCAGAGTATGGCCCTACTTCCTGAGGATGGGGACAGATGGGGATGGGGCAAAGGCAATGTCCCTCCAGCACCAACAGCTCCAAATGGAACAGAACACAGCCAGCCCTCCACTCCGGGGAATTTCCACCAGCCACTTTCCCACGTGGTCCCAGACTTCCCCATGTCCCCTCTGCTCTCTTGACGACTCAGGGTATTTTCCCTGTGAGGGATTCTGGTGTCAGcttttgaataaaaacatttctctctctctccacacacacacacacacacacacacacacacacacgatctctctctctctctctctctctattatatatgtatgtatgtctatgAAGAAAATAACCATCATCCTAAGCCTATTTTCTTCCAGGATAAATACTAGTAACATCGACTTCTAtaccttccagtcttttttctataaatacatacaaagagacccatatacacactcacacgtactttttttttttttattggagtagTACAGCTATTTTTGTTCGTGTTGCAATATCTCATGAACATATTTCCACATGAATAAATATCCTTCTACCAGCGTGGTTTTAATGGAAGAGACTCACTTCTGCACGGATCATCTTTTTCCTGCCTGTGTTTAGATTTCTCCGAGGCTCAGGCAGGTTTCTCCAGGGTGTGCGGAAGAAGCCCAACGGCCCTGAGGGGTTAAGGGGTGGTTTCAAGAGATTTCAGGACAAGAAAGGAGACGTGAAGGGAGGCCACAGACTTTGGGAGCCCTTGAGGCCGGTCCCTACCAGCTGGGCAGGTAGGCATGACATTAACGACAGGGGTGATGACTTCAGGAGcgtttgttgagtgcctactatgtgccaggcactgtggtgggATTCTATACCTGTTATGTCATTGAGTCTCACGTTAGGGATTTCAGATACAGGTGCTAGCcccatttcaattttatttcctaattgtCTATCGTAAGTATGTAGAAATATGATTGGCTTTTGCATATTGACTTTATATAGAGTGACCTTGTTGAATTCA
It encodes the following:
- the NFAM1 gene encoding NFAT activation molecule 1 isoform X5, with amino-acid sequence MLRGKPSQPGRSSRSAQRSLAGRLEAPVLRLSNQGGQLVTHIGAPIMVSLANEAISFGCKISYPHSPELKNFTAWYFHVDLQSQRSSEKQINCSSHPVKENRTHSLKCWVTPQLPNASATGTYYCSVHWPDLIRISQGIFILVRDTGYQEPPQGAQKLLLFCFTGLLTLLSILVTALLLWKKGQMRAPPKHLDPGTAHGQEQPVAESIYTSLQGRDTEVYSCIQTVPSSLPPKPELCLPGENAQIYE
- the NFAM1 gene encoding NFAT activation molecule 1 isoform X6; amino-acid sequence: MVSLANEAISFGCKISYPHSPELKNFTAWYFHVDLQSQRSSEKQINCSSHPVKENRTHSLKCWVTPQLPNASATGTYYCSVHWPDLIRISQGIFILVRDTGYQEPPQGAQKLLLFCFTGLLTLLSILVTALLLWKKGQMRAPPKHLDPGTAHGQEQPVAESIYTSLQGRDTEVYSCIQTVPSSLPPKPELCLPAFPPYRKSDGLMTSWLAAER